The genomic segment TCAATTCCTACGGTCCTTACAATGCAACATCAATCCAGTGAAAGTCTTCTATTTCCCAATATCCAAATTCCTTCATGTTCCTCTCCTAGAGACGATCATCAGTCTTCGTCTACTTTTATTGAACGAGATCCGGGAAAAAGAAAACAGATATGTGAATATCATGTTAATGTACGAGATGAGATAAGACGTTCATATCTAAATATGGGGCCTTATCAACCAGATATGTTGGAGTATCCAGGTACGAAATTTGGAAGCCAGAATCGTCGTTTTCAGAAAAAATGGTTTCAGAAATTTTATTGGTTGGAGTATTCGccttcaacaaataaggcatattgtTTCTATTGCTTTCTTTTCCTGAATGATGTTAATTCATCTAATATCTCGGCATTGGTCAATGAAGGATTTGACAATTGGAAAAGGGTAAACCAAGGAAAAACATGTGCTTTTCTTTCCCATATTGGTTCTGCAGCTTCTTCACCTCATACTATGTGTGAGagaagggctgaaaatttgatGAGACCCTCACAACATATTGATAAAGTGATGCATGCACAATCTAAAgaggaaaaagagaaaaatcgTCTGCGTTTGAGCACCTCAATTGTAGCTGTTCGTTGGCTAGCACTTCAAGGTTGTGCTTTTAGAGGTAACGATGAATCTCTATCTTCATCTAATCGtggaaattttcttgaattggtGAAGGCTTTTGCAAAAATGAATATAGAAATTGATGAAGTTGTGCTTGAGAATGCTCCAAAAAATGCCCAATATATCGCTCCAGAAATTCAGAAAGAGATTTTACATATTATGGCCAATAGAGTACGAAAGATGGTTCGTGAAGAAGTTGGAGATAAATACTTCTGTATTCTTGTTGATGAAGCCCGAGATATATCTAAACGAGAGCAAATGGCCATTATATTGAAGTTTGTGAACAATCATGGGATTTTGACAGAAAGATTTTTTGCCATCAAAAGTGTTAGTGACACTACCTCAATGAATTTGAAAAATGAGATATCAAATATTCTTGTTCATCATGATCTCCATGTTAAGAAAATCAGAGGCCAAGGATATGATGGTGCTAGCAATAT from the Primulina eburnea isolate SZY01 chromosome 3, ASM2296580v1, whole genome shotgun sequence genome contains:
- the LOC140827204 gene encoding uncharacterized protein, producing the protein MEHQSAAKKGKTLISSFFKKRDRQASEDTSIPTVLTMQHQSSESLLFPNIQIPSCSSPRDDHQSSSTFIERDPGKRKQICEYHVNVRDEIRRSYLNMGPYQPDMLEYPGTKFGSQNRRFQKKWFQKFYWLEYSPSTNKAYCFYCFLFLNDVNSSNISALVNEGFDNWKRVNQGKTCAFLSHIGSAASSPHTMCERRAENLMRPSQHIDKVMHAQSKEEKEKNRLRLSTSIVAVRWLALQGCAFRGNDESLSSSNRGNFLELVKAFAKMNIEIDEVVLENAPKNAQYIAPEIQKEILHIMANRVRKMVREEVGDKYFCILVDEARDISKREQMAIILKFVNNHGILTERFFAIKSVSDTTSMNLKNEISNILVHHDLHVKKIRGQGYDGASNMRGAWNGLQALFLKDCPYAYYVHCFAHRLQLTLVSAAKDVSVIWEFFSHLDNIVNIVTSSTKRIAELHTAQRNEIEYMLSIGERDSGSGANHIGHLQRAGATRWSSHYDSVKSLIGMYTATCKVFEVLSDHSPNGRAKAEVRGIYRNMNLENVGGMNFFRKLKFFAQEMKLMCLILIVYIRLDVPVGKLQ